The Toxorhynchites rutilus septentrionalis strain SRP chromosome 3, ASM2978413v1, whole genome shotgun sequence genome includes a region encoding these proteins:
- the LOC129773560 gene encoding uncharacterized protein LOC129773560 has protein sequence MANLKQFMDREFQSNRLQLELLFDDTKENATDEETESSNRLIRQNFELDYVRAYGFLTTKIRELNAGSQHVSQAVAVVNAPNPPQTRIKLPEVKLPTFDGSISEWITFRDTYQSLIDSNAQLSQIDKFSYLVASLTKDARKVIEAIELTDANYAVAWQLLEKRFNNKKLVVKSYIDSLFAIEPMKRECYESLMRLIDDFERNLCLINKVGIETDGWSVLLFHMVCSRLDSSTLRHWEAHHKSTEVPKYRDLIDFLRTHLMVLQSLTPSKSRLSDSHKSESYRPSKFSKVNTVHTITNSTTGSCPFCSKAPHSPFKCDVFLKMAVNVTNK, from the exons ATGGCCAATTTGAAGCAATTTATGGATCG GGAATTCCAATCGAACCGACTACAACTGGAACTTCTGTTCgatgacacaaaagagaacgcaACTGATGAAGAAACGGAGAGTAGTAATCGACTCATTCGGCAGAACTTTGAGCTCGATTATGTTCGTGCATACGGGTTCCTAACCACGAAAATTCGTGAGCTTAATGCAGGCTCACAGCACGTTTCCCAAGCCGTAGCAGTAGTTAATGCGCCAAATCCACCACAGACACGAATTAAACTCCCTGAAGTAAAACTTCCAACGTTCGATGGATCCATTTCGGAATGGATCACATTCAGAGATACTTATCAATCTCTAATTGATTCTAATGCGCAGTTATCGCAAATAGACAAATTTTCTTACCTTGTTGCATCGTTAACCAAGGATGCACGAAAGGTTATTGAAGCGATCGAGCTTACCGACGCAAATTATGCCGTTGCGTGGCAGTTGTTGGAGAAGCGTTTCAACAACAAAAAGTTAGTAGTAAAATCATACATCGATTCGCTTTTCGCAATCGAACCAATGAAGAGGGAATGCTACGAGTCCCTTATGCGCTTGATCGACGATTTCGAGCGCAACCTATGCCTAATCAACAAAGTGGGCATCGAAACAGATGGTTGGAGTGTGCTTCTATTCCACATGGTCTGCAGTCGACTTGATTCATCCACCTTGCGGCACTGGGAAGCTCACCACAAGTCCACTGAGGTTCCAAAGTATCGGGATCTCATCGATTTTCTACGCACTCATTTAATGGTTCTACAGTCATTGACACCTTCGAAGTCTCGCTTATCTGATTCGCACAAATCGGAATCCTATCGGCCGTCGAAATTCTCGAAAGTTAATACAGTCCACACTATCACTAATTCGACAACTGGTTCCTGTCCGTTCTGTTCGAAGGCTCCACACTCACCATTCAAATGCGACGTGTTCCTGAAAATGGCTGTCAACGTTACGAACAAGTGA
- the LOC129773561 gene encoding uncharacterized protein LOC129773561: protein MVQKLKLRRFPTRQEIGGVGNTLVVSHHAANVRIGSHCTEYTVEEPCHILKKITRELPVNTIDSSCWNVPSGITLADPNFHQPGPIDLLLGMELYFELLLEGIIKLGPEKPILQNTVFGWVASERIGLRQSRNQPKVAHVCSTEPHEDQISRFWELESCWSPSTRSPEETFCEKHFTTNTFRDESGRFVVTLPKHSDVVSQLGSSKEIATRRFIALERRLDANPKLKETYAAFITEYLQLNHMREIDDTDNAAPVYYLPHHGVEKADSTTTKLRVVFDASCRIRQTLMVGPVLQDDIHAISLRFRMHRFAIIADAEKMYRQIRLHPVDYPLHRICWRSSSSEPLKTFELTTVTYGTASAPYLETRCLLELSNQGAEAYPLAAKVLSKDFYMDDMLTGIDDVEEGQELCNQLRQLLQSGGFNLRKWASNSSTILSIIPPELREQRAMLALESPSTIKTLGLIWEPSTDLLHYSTPKWSPTNTITRRTVLSDTARLFDPLGLIGPVIVLAKVFDQSLWRTSASWDDPLDETQQHYWLSFRDSLNALSSISIPRWAALSNAPVIVELHGFCDASERAYGSCLYIRTVSQDGSISVRLLTAKSRVAPLGDSKKQKKVSLPRLELSAALLLSHLYHKVNSAIGLNTRAFFWSDSTITLHWINSVPSRWKTFVANRVSEVQHLTTNGVWAHVSGMDNPADIISRGMEANQLEESSIWWTGPSWLKQPSRFWPPIIQSDPPELPVETLEERPVSLPVRVHEPNELFRLRSSFSSLVRLTAMLGRFIHNSKPENRSNRKFGFLRTSELEQALSILVKLAQYEIDTVSSAGQVNSKSALKNLCPILKDGILRVGGRLRNATISEDRKHPMILPARHPLTKSIMSHYHLKHMHAGPQLLVACVREKFWPLRIRNLARHTVHSCISCFRCRPSVVEQIMGDLPAERVTPTLPFLNTGVDLCGPFKFRKLRKSPPTKCYVAIFVCLVTKAIHIELVYDLSTAAFIAALHRFIARRGKPHVIHCDNARNFKGAVRELAELRSQFYSQQHEAAVVNRCANDGIEFKFIPPRSPNFSGLWEAATSSLHCCPVSNSRPLTPLTADPNDLEVLTPGHFLVHRPLISFPEPNLCEVPRNRLDRWQENQELLRRVWKRWSTDYLSGLHPRTKWTQARDNIAVGTIVLLKEENLPPLKWRYGRITNIFRGEDNNIRVVSVKTAEGEFRRAISKVCVLPLNHESTLPTDGNNRQIDDH, encoded by the exons ATGGTTCAGAAGCTGAAGCTACGTCGTTTTCCCACTCGTCAAGAAATTGGAGGCGTTGGTAACACTCTCGTCGTATCGCATCACGCTGCGAATGTTCGGATAGGGTCACACTGCACCGAATATACTGTCGAAGAACCCTGTCATATACTGAAGAAGATAACGCGTGAACTTCCGGTCAACACTATCGATTCTTCTTGCTGGAATGTCCCGTCCGGAATCACACTGGCCGATCCTAACTTCCACCAACCGGGACCAATAGATCTCCTGTTAGGCATGGAGCTTTATTTCGAACTTCTCTTGGAAGGAATAATCAAATTGGGACCGGAGAAACCGATTCTACAAAACACCGTTTTTGGATGGGTAGCATCGGAAAGAATAGGACTTCGTCAATCTCGTAATCAACCCAAGGTGGCTCACGTGTGCAGCACTGAACCACATGAGGACCAAATCTCTCGTTTCTGGGAGTTAGAGTCCTGCTGGTCACCCAGCACACGTTCACCGGAAGAAACCTTCTGCGAAAAACATTTTACTACCAACACCTTTCGTGACGAGTCTGGTAGGTTTGTAGTCACTCTTCCTAAACATAGCGACGTGGTTTCTCAACTGGGAAGCTCGAAGGAAATAGCCACACGTAGGTTCATCGCCCTTGAACGCCGTCTTGATGCAAATCCCAAACTCAAGGAGACGTACGCAGCGTTTATTACGGAATATCTGCAGCTCAACCATATGCGAGAAATTGATGACACAGACAACGCTGCTCCGGTTTATTATCTCCCCCATCATGGCGTAGAAAAGGCTGACAGCACAACCACAAAACTGCGGGTAGTGTTCGATGCATCGTGTCGCATTCGTCAGACGTTGATGGTTGGCCCTGTGCTGCAGGATGACATACATGCGATATCTCTTCGCTTTCGGATGCACCGTTTCGCAATCATTGCCGATGCCGAGAAAATGTATCGGCAGATTCGGCTTCACCCCGTTGATTACCCGCTGCATCGTATCTGCTGGCGTTCTTCTTCTTCGGAACCGCTCAAAACATTTGAGCTCACCACCGTCACCTACGGCACCGCCTCAGCACCGTATTTGGAAACTAGGTGTCTGCTGGAATTATCAAATCAGGGAGCTGAGGCCTATCCTTTAGCTGCGAAAGTCCTATCGAAGGACTTTTATATGGACGATATGCTGACTGGGATCGACGACGTAGAAGAAGGGCAAGAACTTTGCAACCAACTACGACAGTTGCTTCAATCAGGCGGGTTCAACTTGCGAAAATGGGCGTCTAATTCGTCCACCATTCTATCTATCATACCACCCGAGCTACGAGAACAACGAGCAATGTTAGCGCTGGAGTCTCCCTCGACCATCAAAACCCTGGGGCTGATATGGGAACCCTCAACGGATCTGTTGCACTATTCCACTCCCAAGTGGTCACCAACGAACACCATCACAAGGCGTACTGTATTATCTGATACAGCCAGACTTTTCGACCCCCTTGGTCTCATCGGGCCAGTGATTGTTTTGGCAAAGGTATTTGACCAGTCTCTTTGGCGGACATCTGCATCTTGGGACGATCCTCTCGATGAAACCCAACAACATTATTGGCTCTCATTTCGTGACAGTCTAAACGCACTCTCGTCAATTTCCATACCTCGATGGGCAGCACTCTCTAATGCACCAGTCATCGTGGAACTCCATGGATTCTGCGATGCATCGGAACGAGCGTACGGTAGCTGTCTGTATATTCGAACCGTTTCCCAAGATGGGAGCATCTCCGTGCGTTTGCTGACTGCGAAATCCAGGGTGGCACCTCTCGGAGACTCCAAGAAGCAGAAAAAGGTCAGTCTTCCCAGGTTGGAGTTATCGGCTGCTCTTCTTTTGAGCCACCTGTATCACAAGGTGAActctgccatcggactaaacACTCGAGCGTTCTTCTGGTCGGACTCAACTATAACGCTCCACTGGATCAACTCGGTTCCGTCGAGATGGAAAACTTTCGTGGCGAATCGGGTGTCGGAAGTTCAACACCTAACAACCAACGGTGTCTGGGCTCACGTTTCGGGTATGGATAACCCAGCGGATATAATTTCCCGTGGTATGGAAGCGAACCAATTGGAGGAGTCTTCGATCTGGTGGACAGGACCATCATGGCTAAAACAACCCTCTCGGTTTTGGCCTCCAATAATCCAAAGCGATCCACCTGAACTGCCCGTTGAAACCCTGGAAGAACGACCAGTATCGTTACCGGTCAGAGTTCATGAACCGAACGAATTATTTAGACTACGATCATCATTCTCCTCCTTGGTCCGACTGACTGCTATGCTTGGTCGATTCATTCACAACTCCAAACCGGAAAATCGATCCAATCGAAAATTTGGTTTTCTGCGTACATCGGAGTTAGAACAAGCTCTATCAATATTAGTGAAGCTGGCACAGTATGAAATCGACACCGTATCTAGTGCAGGTCAAGTAAATTCGAAGTCTGCTCTGAAGAATCTCTGCCCAATTTTGAAAGACGGAATATTGCGGGTTGGTGGCCGACTGCGGAACGCGACAATATCAGAGGATAGGAAACATCCAATGATCCTCCCTGCAAGACATCCACTAACAAAAAGCATAATGTCTCACTATCATCTGAAACATATGCATGCCGGACCACAACTGCTTGTGGCATGCGTCCGGGAGAAGTTTTGGCCACTTCGCATCCGTAACCTGGCACGGCATACGGTCCACTCGTGCATCAGTTGCTTCCGTTGTAGACCATCGGTTGTGGAGCAGATTATGGGAGATTTGCCCGCCGAAAGAGTAACGCCAACTTTGCCGTTCCTGAACACCGGTGTGGATCTGTGCGGACCGTTCAAGTTCCGTAAACTTCGCAAAAGCCCACCTACCAAATGTTATGTGGCAATTTTCGTCTGCCTTGTCACAAAGGCTATACACATTGAGCTGGTCTACGATCTGTCAACAGCCGCTTTCATAGCTGCACTTCATCGGTTCATAGCTCGGAGAGGGAAGCCACATGTCATCCACTGCGACAATGCACGAAACTTCAAGGGAGCCGTTCGAGAACTGGCAGAGCTGCGAAGCCAATTCTATTCACAGCAACACGAAGCGGCCGTTGTCAACCGTTGTGCGAACGACggtattgaattcaaatttataCCGCCCCGCAGTCCCAACTTTAGTGGGCTGTGGGAAGCAGCG ACGAGTTCGTTACACTGTTGTCCCGTATCGAACTCCAGACCACTTACGCCTCTCACCGCGGACCCAAACGATCTGGAAGTATTGACTCCGGGTCACTTTCTTGTTCACCGTCCGCTCATTTCCTTTCCCGAACCTAATTTATGCGAGGTACCTCGGAATCGCCTCGACCGGTGGCAGGAAAACCAGGAGCTTCTCCGTCGAGTATGGAAACGGTGGTCAACGGACTATCTTTCGGGGCTTCATCCACGCACCAAGTGGACACAGGCTCGAGACAATATTGCTGTTGGCACCATAGTCCTCCTCAAGGAAGAAAACCTTCCTCCGCTCAAGTGGAGATACGGCAGAATCACCAACATCTTCCGGGGGGAGGACAATAACATCCGAGTAGTCAGCGTGAAAACGGCTGAGGGAGAGTTTCGCCGGGCCATCTCCAAGGTTTGTGTGCTGCCTCTGAATCACGAATCAACCCTGCCGACCGATGGGAATAACCGGCAAATCGATGATCACTAA